The following coding sequences lie in one Myxococcus xanthus genomic window:
- a CDS encoding TenA family transcriptional regulator codes for MSSAAPHRYSPPVLTPTAHPHWLESMLESLRDEWSAACWPPLFRATADGQRPPLRHWRRVLSHFFLIVESFPKYMGLSLAKTTYGQRPGDASARRWLLQNLGVEAKHAEWFIDWMRGIGLAPEDVFTQRPLPEVRALHEFLLDTCAHGTLAEGVAASNWAVEGITGVWTREVVEPFRAYAADGARIDAHSMMWLKVHARYDDQHPEEALEIIKLSTDAGTGEPFRVQAAARKSLQMYAAALHACCND; via the coding sequence ATGTCGTCCGCCGCGCCCCACCGTTACAGCCCCCCTGTGCTCACGCCCACCGCGCACCCTCACTGGCTGGAGTCGATGCTGGAGTCCCTGCGCGACGAGTGGAGCGCGGCCTGCTGGCCTCCGTTGTTCCGCGCGACGGCTGACGGCCAGCGTCCACCGCTGCGTCACTGGCGGCGGGTGCTGTCCCACTTCTTCCTCATCGTCGAGTCCTTCCCCAAGTACATGGGCCTGTCGCTGGCAAAGACGACCTACGGCCAGCGTCCCGGCGACGCGAGCGCCCGTCGCTGGCTGCTGCAGAACCTGGGCGTGGAGGCGAAGCACGCCGAGTGGTTCATCGACTGGATGCGCGGCATTGGCCTGGCGCCGGAAGATGTCTTCACCCAGCGTCCCCTGCCGGAGGTGCGAGCGCTGCATGAGTTCCTGCTCGACACCTGCGCGCACGGGACACTGGCCGAAGGCGTGGCCGCGTCCAACTGGGCGGTGGAAGGCATCACCGGCGTGTGGACGCGGGAGGTGGTGGAGCCCTTCCGCGCCTATGCCGCGGACGGCGCGCGCATCGACGCGCATTCGATGATGTGGCTCAAGGTGCACGCGCGCTACGACGACCAGCACCCGGAGGAGGCGCTGGAAATCATCAAGCTGTCCACCGACGCGGGCACCGGTGAGCCCTTCCGCGTCCAGGCCGCGGCCAGGAAGTCGCTGCAGATGTATGCCGCCGCGCTCCACG
- a CDS encoding NUDIX hydrolase — MESEVSSAASLQALLERHVPEDVKEREDLERMLHFACSLARPFSREQLEAHFTGSAVVVDPEGARVVLLHHRKLQRWLQPGGHADVTDAGHMEATALREAREETGCCVSLHPAAPRPLDVDIHTIPARRDEPEHHHLDVRFLVVAENPDALVHDPAESFGVRWLTWDEAMTHADEAPLRRMLEKARRVVASAP, encoded by the coding sequence ATGGAATCCGAAGTTTCTTCCGCCGCGTCCCTCCAGGCCCTGCTCGAGCGCCACGTTCCCGAGGACGTGAAGGAGCGCGAGGACCTGGAGCGCATGCTCCACTTCGCCTGTTCCCTGGCACGGCCCTTCTCCCGCGAGCAGTTGGAGGCCCACTTCACGGGCAGCGCGGTGGTGGTGGACCCAGAGGGCGCGCGTGTCGTCCTGTTGCATCACCGCAAGCTCCAGCGCTGGCTACAACCCGGAGGACACGCGGATGTCACGGACGCGGGCCACATGGAGGCCACGGCGCTGCGTGAAGCCCGTGAGGAGACGGGATGCTGCGTGTCCCTGCACCCGGCCGCGCCCCGGCCGCTGGATGTGGACATCCACACCATCCCCGCGCGCCGCGACGAGCCGGAGCACCACCACCTGGACGTGCGCTTCCTCGTGGTGGCGGAGAACCCCGACGCCCTGGTGCATGACCCGGCGGAATCCTTCGGTGTGCGGTGGCTCACCTGGGACGAAGCCATGACGCATGCGGACGAAGCGCCCCTGCGCCGGATGTTGGAGAAGGCCCGGCGCGTGGTGGCCTCCGCGCCCTGA